One genomic segment of Pseudomonas fortuita includes these proteins:
- a CDS encoding MarR family winged helix-turn-helix transcriptional regulator translates to MSLDLLRLQVSSGLVVAARHWRRICHTALTGYGISEACAAPLLMIVRLGDGVHQVAVAQAAGLESPSLVRLLDQLCKAGLVCRSEDPLDRRAKALSLTAEGRALAEAIEAELVRLRRDVLNGIDQADLDATLRVLRAFEAAGLGSTGGVA, encoded by the coding sequence ATGTCCCTTGATCTCCTGCGCCTGCAAGTCAGCAGTGGCTTGGTGGTAGCCGCCCGTCATTGGCGGCGTATCTGCCATACCGCCCTGACCGGTTACGGTATTTCCGAGGCCTGCGCTGCGCCGCTGCTGATGATCGTGCGCCTGGGCGACGGTGTGCACCAGGTGGCGGTGGCCCAGGCCGCCGGCCTGGAAAGCCCATCGCTGGTGCGCCTGCTCGACCAACTGTGCAAGGCCGGCCTGGTGTGCCGCAGCGAGGACCCACTCGACCGCCGCGCCAAGGCCCTGAGCCTGACCGCCGAAGGCCGTGCCCTGGCCGAAGCCATCGAAGCTGAACTGGTGCGCCTGCGCCGCGATGTGCTCAACGGTATCGACCAGGCCGACCTGGACGCCACCTTGCGCGTGCTGCGCGCCTTCGAAGCTGCCGGCCTGGGCAGTACGGGCGGGGTGGCATGA